The [Pseudomonas] carboxydohydrogena genome includes a window with the following:
- a CDS encoding transglutaminase-like cysteine peptidase: MSPVSRVSKPFAAGVAALSGMLLLTATATNVSARARGSVQAGDHVLRFDDAPVAPPQAKFFTINGVLAKLDAAKRGTGPSAAPGNDVELASLTPTGIVTDTPSVQITPVNGPEPFGLFAFRAPEGALWSKWRGLEADMAKDAESLHRCQNDTGSCSPAAAQFARLVASAKAKSGRAQLEDINQNVNLAIRYVSDSMQYGVADRWSSALSSFATGQGDCEDYAIAKYAALSEAGFAAEDLRLVLVRDRAVREDHAVLAVHHEGKWLIMDNRSALLREDNQISSFTPLFAINYRGVQLFATPYAKRDTLDGQTDTAPATDALGAAEWTGAEASTSPANGAIGELPLLM; this comes from the coding sequence ATGTCGCCTGTCTCAAGGGTGTCCAAACCATTCGCCGCCGGCGTTGCCGCGCTGAGCGGCATGTTGCTGCTGACCGCGACAGCCACGAACGTCTCGGCGCGTGCGCGCGGCAGCGTGCAGGCCGGCGACCACGTGCTGCGCTTCGATGACGCGCCGGTGGCACCGCCGCAGGCGAAGTTCTTCACCATCAACGGCGTGCTGGCCAAGCTCGACGCCGCCAAGCGCGGCACTGGCCCGAGTGCCGCGCCCGGCAACGATGTCGAACTGGCCTCGCTGACGCCGACCGGCATTGTCACCGATACGCCTTCCGTCCAGATCACCCCAGTGAACGGCCCCGAGCCGTTCGGTCTGTTCGCGTTCCGCGCGCCGGAAGGTGCGCTGTGGAGCAAGTGGCGCGGGCTTGAAGCCGACATGGCGAAGGATGCGGAAAGCCTGCACCGCTGTCAGAACGATACCGGCTCCTGCTCGCCCGCCGCCGCGCAGTTCGCGCGTCTCGTCGCCTCGGCAAAGGCGAAAAGCGGCCGCGCTCAACTCGAGGACATCAACCAGAACGTCAACCTCGCCATCCGCTACGTCAGCGACAGCATGCAGTACGGCGTCGCAGACCGCTGGAGTTCGGCGCTCTCCTCTTTCGCGACCGGCCAGGGTGACTGCGAGGATTACGCCATCGCCAAATATGCCGCGCTGAGCGAGGCGGGATTTGCCGCCGAGGACCTGCGTCTCGTGCTGGTGCGGGACCGCGCCGTGCGCGAGGATCATGCGGTGCTCGCCGTGCACCATGAGGGCAAGTGGCTGATCATGGACAACCGCAGCGCACTGTTGCGCGAGGACAACCAGATCTCGTCCTTCACGCCGCTGTTCGCCATCAACTATCGCGGCGTGCAACTGTTCGCCACGCCTTATGCGAAACGCGACACGCTCGACGGCCAGACCGACACCGCACCCGCAACCGACGCGCTCGGCGCCGCCGAGTGGACCGGCGCCGAGGCCAGCACCTCGCCCGCAAATGGCGCGATCGGAGAGCTGCCGCTGCTGATGTGA